A region from the Panicum hallii strain FIL2 chromosome 1, PHallii_v3.1, whole genome shotgun sequence genome encodes:
- the LOC112876951 gene encoding protein EXORDIUM-like, with translation MASPPRGSVRVRHGTSHVALLLITVLLLSSARLSLGASRRLLELYKPPASARLTYHNGAVLQGRIPVSIIWYGRFTPAQKAVVTDFLQSLTAASQAPTPSVSQWWNTINQLYLSKARRGSSANGAQVALAGQVSDEACSLGKRLTLAQLPRLAARAGPKKGGIALVLTAQDVAVEGFCMSRCGLHGADARAGTAYVWVGNSATQCPGQCAWPFHQPLYGPQAPALVPPSGDVGMDGMVINIASMVAGTVTNPFGDGFYQGDKDAPLEAATACTGVYGSGAYPGFAGNLAVDRATGASYNANGARGRKYLLPALFDPATSTCSTLV, from the coding sequence ATGGCATCGCCGCCTCGTGGTAGCGTTCGCGTTCGGCACGGCACGAGCCACGTCGCGCTCTTGCTGATCACCGTGCTGCTCCTGAGCTCGGCACGTCTCTCCCTGGGCGCCAGCAGGAGGCTGCTGGAGCTGTACAAGCCGCCGGCCAGCGCGCGCCTCACCTACCACAACGGCGCCGTGCTGCAGGGCCGCATCCCGGTGTCCATCATCTGGTACGGCCGCTTCACGCCGGCGCAGAAGGCCGTGGTCACCGACTTCCTCCAGTCCCTCACCGCCGCCTCGCAGGCGCCTACCCCGTCCGTCTCGCAGTGGTGGAACACCATCAACCAGCTCTACCTGTCGAAGGCGCGGAGGGGCAGCAGCGCCAACGGCGCGCAGGTGGCGCTCGCCGGCCAGGTCTCCGACGAGGCGTGCTCGCTGGGGAAGCGCCTCACGCTGGCGCAGCTCccgcggctggcggcgcgggcCGGGCCCAAGAAGGGCGGGATCGCGCTGGTGCTCACCGCGCAGGACGTGGCCGTGGAGGGGTTCTGCATGAGCCGCTGCGGCCTGCACGGCGCGGACGCCCGGGCCGGGACCGCCTACGTCTGGGTCGGCAACTCCGCCACGCAGTGCCCCGGCCAGTGCGCGTGGCCGTTCCACCAGCCGCTGTACGGGCCCCAGGCGCCGGCGCTCGTGCCGCCCAGCGGCGACGTCGGCATGGACGGCATGGTGATCAACATCGCCAGCATGGTCGCGGGCACGGTGACCAACCCGTTCGGGGACGGGTTCTACCAGGGCGACAAGGACGCGCCGCTGGAGGCCGCCACCGCCTGCACCGGGGTCTACGGCAGCGGCGCGTACCCCGGTTTCGCCGGCAACCTGGCGGTGGATCGCGCGACGGGGGCGAGTTACAACGCCAATGGCGCGCGTGGGAGGAAGTACCTGCTTCCCGCGCTGTTCGACCCTGCAACGTCCACGTGTTCAACTTTGGTGTAA
- the LOC112876958 gene encoding protein EXORDIUM-like, whose product MACSTASLAATLLAFALLFQACLAGRRLTALVQEPGITMKYHKGALLSGRIAVNFIWYGNFSAPQRAVITDFVSSLSAAPAAGQPEPSVATWFKTARKYYASSKARFPALHVGSHVLDASYSLGKRLSDGDLLKLAAKGSPSRAINVVLTADDVAVDGFCMSRCGTHGASPRFRSGRFAYVWVGNPATQCPGQCAWPFHQPVYGPQAAALTPPNGDVGADGMVISLASMIVGTVTNPFGNGFYQEGSADAPLEAATACAGVYGKGAYPGYAGSLLVDQASGASFNANGAHGRKYLVPALVDPDTSSCATLG is encoded by the coding sequence ATGGCTTGTTCCACCGCGTCTCTAGCGGCGACGCTGCTGGCGTTCGCGCTGCTGTTCCAGGCCTGCCTCGCCGGGAGGCGGCTGACCGCGCTCGTGCAGGAGCCGGGCATCACCATGAAGTACCACAAGGGCGCGCTCCTGTCGGGCCGCATCGCCGTCAACTTCATCTGGTACGGCAACTTCTCCGCGCCGCAGCGCGCGGTGATCACCGACTTCGTCTCGTCGCTGTCCGCGGCCCCGGCGGCGGGGCAGCCGGAGCCGTCGGTCGCCACCTGGTTCAAGACGGCGCGCAAGTACTACGCCAGCTCCAAGGCGCGGTTCCCGGCGCTGCACGTCGGCTCCCACGTCCTCGACGCGTCCTACTCCCTCGGCAAGCGGCTCTCGGACGGTGACCTCCTCAAGCTCGCCGCGAAGGGGTCCCCGAGCCGCGCCATCAACGTGGTGCTCACCGCCGACGACGTCGCCGTGGACGGGTTCTGCATGTCCCGCTGCGGCACGCACGGCGCGTCCCCGCGGTTCCGCTCCGGCCGGTTCGCGTACGTGTGGGTGGGCAACCCAGCGACGCAGTGCCCCGGCCAGTGCGCGTGGCCGTTCCACCAGCCCGTGTACGGCccgcaggcggcggcgctcaCGCCCCCCAACGGCGACGTCGGGGCCGACGGGATGGTGATCTCGCTGGCGTCCATGATCGTCGGCACGGTGACCAACCCGTTCGGGAACGGGTTCTACCAGGAGGGCTCCGCCGACGCACCGCTGGAGGCCGCCACGGCGTGCGCCGGCGTGTACGGCAAGGGCGCGTACCCCGGCTACGCGGGGTCGCTGCTGGTGGACCAGGCCAGCGGGGCCAGCTTCAATGCCAACGGGGCCCACGGGAGGAAGTACCTGGTCCCGGCGCTCGTGGACCCGGACACGTCGTCGTGCGCCACCTTGGGGTAG